In one Acomys russatus chromosome X, mAcoRus1.1, whole genome shotgun sequence genomic region, the following are encoded:
- the LOC127184773 gene encoding germ cell-less protein-like 2, which yields MGLLNSRILGSQDSSLVDPEPPEATPGPSFASRSRKRKLSSCDCLGPRVDIRESENQGVNLLQVLGIFCRKRVKIASRHAYQTLFLKGEDSDIKIRALGKIWRLHKVFLCQSGYFANILKGTWKESNNDIIELGVKDESIDRRSLHFVFGSLYLDEDLPLTPLQVPHVLAAACLLQVERVIQQCNETMKKTIGMKTVCSYYIAAETHGLKAVKTRCFEWLLQNFMTHARVQLYKELDVKLVYLLVSSSDLLVMGKEIDVYSRVKEWMFLCLHPSWKGSVDQLLDCTNSWLSQHMERLGSMTFLESEEGLVFQPVFKQLRLQHIIYDLPPTRILERDRLIPKEWLSSVYKQQWLALFHAQQDEEIGPQTINEEELERCSMRCGKRIRKDGKYSWKWSACKFSFPLLVTFTSYCIIFKQRHPRCDGSPCLNHRRNVVFRITLVHFDSDGKIAFRKTTGYKTLTLDDEEHVVMKLGDTALPFPLYIFCNFLFILPTAEDLAKY from the coding sequence ATGGGGCTTTTAAACAGTCGGATCTTGGGAAGCCAGGATTCCAGTTTGGTAGATCCAGAGCCACCAGAAGCTACACCAGGACCCAGTTTCGCGTCAAGGAGCCGCAAGCGCAAACTGAGCAGTTGTGACTGTTTGGGACCAAGGGTTGACATCCGTGAATCTGAAAACCAGGGAGTGAATCTACTTCAAGTTCTCGGCATTTTTTGCAGAAAAAGAGTCAAGATTGCATCGAGGCATGCCTACCAGACCTTATTTTTGAAAGGGGAGGATAGTGACATTAAAATCCGTGCTCTAGGGAAAATATGGCGTTTACACaaagtatttttatgtcaatCAGGCTACTTTGCTAATATCCTCAAAGGTACTTGGAAAGAATCGAACAACGACATTATTGAACTGGGAGTTAAGGACGAGAGTATAGATAGAAGATCTTTACACTTTGTGTTCGGTTCCTTGTACCTGGACGAAGACTTGCCATTAACACCTCTTCAAGTTCCTCACGTGTTGGCAGCAGCCTGCCTGCTCCAGGTAGAGCGTGTGATTCAGCAATGTAATGAGACCATGAAGAAAACCATCGGTATGAAAACTGTATGTTCGTATTACATAGCGGCAGAAACACACGGGTTGAAAGCTGTGAAAACAAGGTGCTTTGAATGGCTTCTTCAGAATTTCATGACACATGCAAGAGTTCAGCTTTACAAGGAACTGGATGTGAAGCTTGTGTACTTACTTGTATCGTCTTCCGATTTACTAGTGATGGGAAAGGAGATCGATGTGTACAGCAGAGTTAAAGAATGGATGTTCCTCTGTCTTCATCCAAGCTGGAAAGGTTCCGTGGATCAGCTTTTAGACTGTACCAACAGCTGGCTTTCCCAGCACATGGAACGTTTGGGTAGCATGACTTTTCTTGAAAGTGAGGAAGGACTGGTGTTCCAGCCAGTGTTTAAACAGCTGAGGCTTCAGCACATCATCTATGACCTGCCCCCCACACGCATTCTCGAGCGAGATCGTCTAATACCTAAAGAATGGCTGTCATCTGTGTATAAACAGCAGTGGCTGGCTTTGTTTCACGCACAACAAGACGAGGAAATTGGACCACAAACCATCAATGAAGAAGAACTTGAAAGGTGCAGTATGAGATGCGGTAAAAGGATCAGGAAAGACGGTAAATACTCTTGGAAGTGGTCAGCTTGCAAATTTAGCTTTCCTTTACTTGTCACCTTTACTAGTTACTGCATAATTTTCAAGCAAAGGCATCCGCGGTGTGACGGCTCTCCCTGtctaaatcatagaagaaatgtAGTATTCAGAATAACTTTGGTGCATTTTGACTCCGATGGGAAAATCGCTTTTAGGAAGACAACTGGTTATAAAACGCTTACCCTTGACGACGAGGAGCATGTTGTAATGAAGTTGGGTGACACAGCATTACCTTTCCCTTTATACATATTCTGTAATTTCCTCTTCATATTGCCAACTGCCGAAGACCTTGCCAAGTATTAG